In Plasmodium vivax chromosome 14, whole genome shotgun sequence, the genomic window tgtcattttttaaacttagAAATTTCTCCGTGAATAATTTCAGGTTGGCCTGATTTATCTGGCTCGTCTCCAACTGGTAATTATCATTCacttgaaatattttacccCCATTTAGCATAAGCTCTAGTACAACAGAATCGACTTTGTCGTATTCCACAGGACAAATGATCTTATTAAATAGTCGATTAAAATTGAACTTGAAAATTTCTCTTTTCACGAAATTTATTAATGAttcgtcattttttgtaaacatgGACATCATTTCTAGGAACTCCTTCTGCAACAGATAGTAAATCATCAAGCACTTCTCACAGTTGTCTATATTTtctacaattattttttttatcttactCAAACTCTCTACATGTTTCacttttatcctttttaacttttccaCTACATCTTCAAATCTGTTCCTTGAAAGTATATCTTCACAAAAGATAGAAAcgaattcatatttttcaataattaaagttgcgtaaaaaaagagaaccGCTTCTGCGTACTGGTGATTGCAAATGATGTGATTGGTATCAACAACTGGGTCCTTtaacttttccaaaatggatCTTAACGAGGATATGTACAGTTCGTTCACATTGTCCTTTATGatcgatttttttaatttttcaaataagcTAAAATCCGTGACACATTCTAATTTCGCATTGAATTGATTTTCCATCTAAATGTGTAAGATATATGGCCAATCTGTTTTTGTTCTGTATCGTTTTTCCTAACCCAATGTAGCCTCTTCTCGCATCGCCTCTTCTGCCTGTGCTCCCTCCTGtgcctttttcttattcgtatttataactttttgccaaaaaaaaggggaagaagagaaaaaaaaatgactacaaaaaaaagtgacagaTGAGGCCGCACCGTTGATAGTAGCACActttaaaagagaaaaaccaATGCTATCATGTGGCATAATAAAAACTTCGCATATGGTTCATTCCTACATTTGAAAATGTCTTCTTGCTATCCCCTTCTGTGTGGTTACTTCATATCAGTTTGGTCCACCCAGTCgcacgcacaaaaaaaaaaaaaaattcataaaatgtaaaaaaataagtgggctttccttttccacAGTACGGGAAAACTGCCCTTATTCATTGTGTCCTCCTTTAGaggcgaacaaaaaaaaaaaaaaaagtaatgaTAGGCAGTTATCTATTGAAAATAACTACACAAACGCAGGTGTATAACCAAGTTGACATATGCATTCGCTTGCGCATAAATGCATGGGTACGCCCCTGCACAGGTATATAAGCATAGGGAGACATACACATACGTACGCATATACATAACTTATATATGTGCTTACATAAATGTACCAGCACGCACACAAAAATCCGCACACCATTTGTATCTCTTTGGTTAATGCACAAAATGTACGTGCCCAGTGTGGCTAACGAACTTCCTgaagaggaggggaagcaaaacaaaaaagaattcaCGGAAACAGTTTTATAAAGTATACATTAACGTGTACTGTTCgttatctttttcttttcctgcaAGAAATGtagccaaaaaaatgcagaatgTGTACTTCTCTTTCAAGTTATGCTTAAAATATGTGCAAGCATAGTTTGGGTATATCTCATTATagttatttttgcttttttattttgttttttttttctgtgggTGGGGCAGTACATTTTGttacttttcttttctcctttaaaatgttaaaaatgtgcatataattttaaaatgacgtaatatttattttttccatctcACTTtgtgacgaaaaaaaaaaaaaaaaaaaaagggccagGATATAAAAGAACAATTAAATGCTGCCAAGGCACTGCGCACGTGAAAACACATATATGGAGTGTACATAAAAGTTATGCCTTGAAAATGCATCCATTATGTAGAAAATTTCGCTAAGACATTAAATCCGTGATGGGGAagtatttacaaaattttaaaaactgaAGAATGTGCACTTAAATattgctccccctttgcgcaaATTTTTGCCATAGACATGAGAAGTAGGAACTCCCGGGGGATGTGTTTTCTGCACTTTGAGGAAAACACGTGAATACACGCAGGCAAGCAAGCAAGAAAGCAAACAAACAAGCAAGGAAACAAACAAgcaaacgaacaaacgaGTAGGCACGTATATCCTCATGTACACGTACACGTTTGAATGTATACGCAGAAATGCCTATGTTTTACCCCCCTGTAGATGCAAAGCGCACATTCTGGCAAGGTACATATTTTCGCAAAATAATTCGTACACAAAGCATGCACATTCACCGTACAAGGGACTCTCACTTTTGCTGCCTCCCTACGcacatacataaaaatttacatatatgcgtACTTCAACATCTCAGTTGCGCGTAATTCACCTGCACGCGGGGCTACATTAAACGTCATGAGTTTGCATAATATCCTTTGCTGGATAAACACAAGTGTGACAAGAATGCATAACGAAAAAGgcattttaccatttttcattttcacccAATTTTTGCATACAAATAGGTggagtaaaaaataaaatgcccaaatggaaaaacaatCCTACGTAACTGCAAAACTGGTGttgatttatttatacatcaTGTATGTGTACGTATCCGAACCCTTAaccatttttgaaaaagatcAAAATAAAACCCACGTTAAAAGGTGAACGTGAACGGCATCATTTCTCGAGGGCCCTGGGGAAAAATTGCGTTCCATGAATTTACATCCTTTTCAGAATATGCACTGTTTTTATTATGGcttaaaaatttcccccaTCTGTTGCTGCCCCATGGCTCCTTCTGCCAACTAgccaaaaggggtaaaaaaaaaaaaaaaaaaaaaagcgaaaaaaggagaaaaaaacaacgcGGGGGCATATCTCACATTGCCGTACATTCTCCCATAAAACAAAAACTGCTCAGTGCGACGCTGCTTAACCGGATGaatgctccttttttattacaatCTGTAACACCATATTGGGAACATTTTCTCGGCCCACACGAATCTGCAGCATTTCTACAACATTACACtctttgcccattttgcaccACTCCCGCTATTTACGAGAAAGAAGCGGGGCGCACTCAAAATGCAGGCAACATTTCGAGACATGCTCAGTAAGTTTCGTTTACACCCCAACTGGCATATCCTCCTACCACAATTTGAAAGGGTCACGaacttttctttccttttttacattcatctttttcagttttttgcAAGCGTACATGCACGTAACAGGTGAACGCAGCAACGggatggaaaaattaaaaagggagccCCGTTAAGGGGTGAAATTGCGCATCCCGTGGGGGGCACCTCCCATCGTGAGGGTACATCCTGTacggaattttttttttttcatttttctccattgTGGATGTTACGCGTTAAACGTAAGGTTTTACTTTAACAAATTcgaatttgaaaaagaactcaaaaaaaagggggcacactagggggtacacaaaaaattggTGCAGTCAAAATGACCAAAATGAATAGAGGCACAAAAACACATATGGTTTATAAATGGGTCATACAGATGGGGGGAAACAATAGGCACGAGCAAAATGCGAATCAATTTACTTCTATTGCCATGTTTAAATTCTCAGCTATGTAATCCAGTCCAACCAGGCAACTCTCAGCTACAACTCTACAGGCGTCCTTCGAAAAGGTTTTCAAAGTGCTAATAATTTCGctttgaacatttttatattcttgcgaatttatatttaaactTCCGAGAGAGCCTAGGGCAAGGGCAACCTCGTGTCTAACCATTTCGTGTTCCCCAACATTCTGCAGAgaagaaattaaatatttcaaagAGTTTAAATGTAATGCTTGGCCTAACACAAAAGCAACTTCATGTCGAAAAATTGCggattttttatcttttattaACACTTCTCCTAAAGCGTTTATGGACACATCTGTTTCCATATCtcttaatttaaataaagcCTCGTATCTTAATTTTAAGGGAACCGCTTCATTATTTAAGTCTTCAATAAGTGCATCAACACTTTTGGCATTACCACTTGATGTAAAAACAACTGGATCTATGGTGTTGAATTTCTTTGAAACAAATTcgtcatttcgttttttttttattgcttcTTTTATGCTATCCTTATTACTGCATGAACATACAgcatacttatttttttctaacaaTGAACTGAGGGCCAATTCGCATGTCTCTCGAACTTCTACCTTTTCATCATtcaaaaacttttttataacttcaaTATTTGAATCACTTCCTATTGCAGCTAACCCTTCAGCAGCTTCATGTCGAACcattaaattttcttccgTATCGTTTAGCagctttattaaaatgtcattGCATTTCTCATTACTTATTTGCCCTATGACATATGCCACTTCATGCCTTAACAACACGCTGTCATTATTTTCTAACGCGTAggtcaaaatatttatcactTCGTCTATATCATCTTTGTATATTTCTCTACATTCGTAAAGTGCcctcatttgtttttctatAAATTCGTTTCTTGTTTCCACTAGGTATTTCCTGATGAACTCTTTATTGCTGCTGTCTTCATACTGGATTAGGCGACTTCCTCCGTTGTGAGTACTTCCtgtcattttctttttgcctTCTTCTCCCTGTATAAAATGTACTCCTATCTGATTCTTACTTTTGAAGGAATGGCTAGTCAGCAGCTTTAAAATGGTGCCTGCCGTTTCACactcttcccttttcgttGTATATATCTATACGTCACTATGCGAACACTTTTTCTCTCAAGTGACGCTACAAATATTTTCAGCaacactcttttttttttttcctatcaaACTGGGGCAGTTGCTTCGTAATGAACAGAACGTTCCAGGGAGTGGCGGTTTATCAATTGTTGGGAAACGCGCGGAGTCTCTTAAGTGTTGTCTGGCATTTGCCCATCggagcaaaaagggagggcaGTCACTGCGCAGAGGGGCCCACACGTCGTGCCAGCAGTTGTACCAAAAAAGGTCGCAACAACGGGCGAACGCTGCTATACCAGCTGAGCAAAACTGGGACTACCTTTCGCCGTTGACTTAAGAAGGATATGTTcatgtgccccccccccctctggcATATCAACGCGTGAACATGACCAAGCTGTAACGCgtggttttttcccctacgCAGAATGCTACACGTCACATGCGATacgtaaatgtacatataaacgcTCGTACAAACGTGGGTACCTATGCGGATGCCCATATGACAACTCGATGCTCACTCCCTCAAGCTGCGCCAACGTGACATTCGTGCCCACTAC contains:
- a CDS encoding hypothetical protein, conserved (encoded by transcript PVX_121970A); amino-acid sequence: MTGSTHNGGSRLIQYEDSSNKEFIRKYLVETRNEFIEKQMRALYECREIYKDDIDEVINILTYALENNDSVLLRHEVAYVIGQISNEKCNDILIKLLNDTEENLMVRHEAAEGLAAIGSDSNIEVIKKFLNDEKVEVRETCELALSSLLEKNKYAVCSCSNKDSIKEAIKKKRNDEFVSKKFNTIDPVVFTSSGNAKSVDALIEDLNNEAVPLKLRYEALFKLRDMETDVSINALGEVLIKDKKSAIFRHEVAFVLGQALHLNSLKYLISSLQNVGEHEMVRHEVALALGSLGSLNINSQEYKNVQSEIISTLKTFSKDACRVVAESCLVGLDYIAENLNMAIEVN